One part of the Torulaspora delbrueckii CBS 1146 chromosome 8, complete genome genome encodes these proteins:
- the TDEL0H01590 gene encoding uncharacterized protein (similar to Saccharomyces cerevisiae YDL177C; ancestral locus Anc_7.284), producing MNESELLVDRKSKFQGRCCTLTNRTKIDEILQNLLENDKRVRKASHPHMYAWRIGATEQGSSDNGENGAGQRLLTLLHQANVVNVLVIVTRWYGGIPLGSSRFRHISSTAVASLKKGGFLP from the coding sequence ATGAATGAATCTGAGCTGCTTGTAGACCgcaaatccaaatttcaAGGTCGTTGTTGTACTTTAACAAACAGAACAAAGATAGATGAGATATTACAGAACCTTTTAGAAAACGACAAACGAGTTCGTAAGGCCAGTCATCCGCATATGTATGCCTGGAGGATAGGTGCCACTGAGCAAGGTTCTTCAGACAATGGCGAGAATGGTGCGGGACAGCGGTTGCTCACGTTGTTGCATCAGGCCAATGTTGTAAACGTACTTGTGATAGTGACAAGATGGTATGGGGGAATCCCACTGGGTTCTTCACGGTTTCGACACATTTCAAGCACTGCGGTTGCAAGTCTCAAGAAAGGTGGGTTCTTACCTTGA
- the HNT1 gene encoding adenosine 5'-monophosphoramidase (similar to Saccharomyces cerevisiae HNT1 (YDL125C); ancestral locus Anc_7.287): protein MSIKQDAACIFCKIIKGEIPSFKLIETAHAFSFLDIQPTSEGHALIIPKYHGGKLHSVPDEFLADVLPIAKKLAKALELDTDGIDSPVGYNLLQNNGKIAHQVVDHVHFHLIPKRDEKTGLIVGWPAQETDFEKLGQLHKKLLAKLEN from the coding sequence ATGTCAATTAAGCAGGACGCCGCCTGTATCTTCTGTAAGATCATCAAGGGAGAAATTCCCTCCTTCAAGTTGATCGAAACCGCACACGCCTTTTCGTTCCTAGACATTCAACCCACTTCTGAAGGCCATGCATTGATCATCCCAAAGTACCACGGTGGTAAACTGCACTCCGTTCCCGATGAATTCCTCGCTGACGTGCTCCCAATCGCCAAGAAACTAGCCAAAGCACTCGAATTGGACACTGATGGGATCGACAGCCCAGTGGGTTACAACCTATTGCAAAACAACGGCAAGATCGCACACCAAGTGGTGGACCATGTTCATTTCCATTTGATCCCCAAGAGAGACGAAAAGACAGGCTTGATTGTTGGTTGGCCAGCTCAAGAGACcgattttgagaaacttgGTCAATTGCACAAGAAATTGCTCGCCAAACTCGAAAACTAG
- the ENB1 gene encoding Enb1p, producing MIDPELLKKDHVEEDDDKSSSLSQTNEPPLSNGVRRMDAVNATLSRAGSFTAFGVRFQTLKIALLIALFLQGYCTGLGGQISQSIQTYAANAFKKQPQIGSINTVKSVVAAAVAVPYARLSDRFGRIECWIFALVLYTVGDIISAATPTFGGLFAGVVIQQFGYSGFRLLATALTADISGLRDRTFAMNIFLIPVIINTWVSGNIVDSLAGVKVPYEWRWGYGIFCIIVPFSTLLLILPYAYAQYLAWREGRLPQFEFRKQGQSWKQALWKLTEDVNLIGIVLFTAFLVLVLLPLTLAGGASTKWKEGHIIAMIVVGGCCGILFFVWELWLAKKPFIPRVYLGDATIYVALLMEFAWRLALQIELEYLITVLMVAFGESKLSAQRIGQLYNFLQSCTNVVVGIMLHFYPHPKPFIVAGSLLGVLGMGLLYKYRVAYDGISGLIGAEVVVGIAGSMVRFPMWTLVHASTSHEEMAVATGLLMSVYQIGNAVGASIAGAIWTQRLAKELIKRLGSKVGLAVYNSPLSYLTKYPLGSEVRNEILESYSEIQRLLIIVSISFAALNAVLCFFLPGYTVSEKQSFTQEEREKKKLEMKQQWPLRRLIGY from the coding sequence ATGATAGATCCAGagctcttgaagaaagatcacGTGGAAGAGGACGATGACAAGAGCAGTAGTCTCAGCCAAACCAACGAACCACCATTGAGCAATGGTGTGCGTCGGATGGACGCTGTAAATGCTACACTATCACGGGCCGGCTCATTCACGGCGTTCGGTGTGCGTTTTCAGACGTTGAAGATCGCGCTGCTCATCGCGCTATTCTTGCAGGGTTACTGCACGGGACTGGGCGGTCAGATCTCGCAGTCGATCCAGACTTATGCGGCCAATGCCTTTAAGAAGCAGCCGCAGATTGGGTCAATCAACACGGTCAAGTCGGTTGTCGCAGCTGCGGTCGCTGTGCCCTACGCACGTTTGTCCGATCGATTCGGGCGTATTGAGTGCTGGATCTTCGCTCTTGTGCTTTACACTGTGGGGGACATCATAAGCGCAGCAACTCCAACGTTTGGTGGATTGTTTGCTGGTGTAGTGATACAGCAGTTTGGGTATTCTGGGTTCAGGCTTTTGGCAACGGCGCTGACAGCAGATATCTCTGGGCTCAGAGACCGTACTTTCGCAATGaacatcttcttgatccCGGTGATCATCAACACATGGGTCAGTGGGAACATTGTCGATTCGCTGGCTGGAGTCAAAGTGCCCTACGAATGGCGGTGGGGGTATGGTATCTTTTGTATCATCGTGCCCTTCTCCACCCTTTTGTTAATCTTGCCCTATGCGTATGCACAGTATCTTGCGTGGCGTGAGGGCAGGCTACCGCAGTTTGAGTTCAGGAAACAGGGCCAGAGCTGGAAACAGGCGTTGTGGAAGCTTACAGAAGATGTCAACCTGATCGGTATTGTGCTGTTCACTGCTTTTCTGGTGCTCGTGTTGCTGCCGCTCACACTGGCTGGCGGTGCATCCACAAAGTGGAAAGAAGGCCATATTATCGCGATGATTGTTGTCGGAGGCTGTTGTGGAATTTTGTTCTTCGTGTGGGAATTGTGGTTGGCTAAAAAACCGTTTATTCCTAGGGTTTATCTAGGAGATGCGACGATTTACGTGGCATTATTGATGGAATTTGCCTGGCGGTTGGCGCTGCAGATTGAACTGGAGTATTTGATCACGGTTCTAATGGTCGCTTTCGGAGAGTCCAAGTTGAGCGCACAACGGATCGGGCAATTGTACAACTTCTTGCAATCGTGCACAAACGTAGTTGTCGGTATCATGCTACATTTTTACCCACATCCTAAACCATTTATTGTTGCAggatctcttcttggtgTTCTTGGAATGGGCCTTCTGTACAAGTACAGAGTAGCTTATGATGGTATTTCTGGACTTATTGGTGCCGAAGTCGTAGTCGGCATAGCCGGCAGTATGGTCCGTTTTCCCATGTGGACTTTGGTGCATGCCTCGACAAGCCACGAAGAGATGGCTGTTGCCACTGGACTGCTCATGTCTGTATATCAGATCGGTAATGCAGTGGGGGCTTCGATCGCTGGCGCGATCTGGACACAACGTCTGGCGAAGGAGTTGATCAAACGGTTAGGCTCCAAAGTAGGGTTGGCTGTCTACAATTCGCCGCTCAGCTACTTGACAAAGTATCCTCTGGGTTCAGAGGTTCGTAATGAAATCTTAGAATCATACTCAGAGATCCAGCGGTTGCTCATTATCGTGTCTATTTCGTTTGCAGCTCTTAACGCTGTACTCTGTTTTTTCCTACCTGGTTACACGGTGAGCGAGAAACAGAGCTTcactcaagaagaaagagagaagaagaagctagaGATGAAACAACAGTGGCCATTGCGTCGTTTAATCGGGTATTGA
- the DLD2 gene encoding D-lactate dehydrogenase (similar to Saccharomyces cerevisiae DLD2 (YDL178W); ancestral locus Anc_7.286) produces the protein MIRSTVTRQLVRTVALRQCRYAPVVLRTACVSPNVHNHRFYATKIQPKLTSENYPSVKRNPNYKQLSSEDLNFFKSILTENEILQASESEDLAFYNEDWMRKYKGQSKIVLKPKSVEKIAKIVKYCNEQKLAVVPQGGNTGLVGGSVPVFDEIILSVANLNQIRHFDPVSGILKCDAGVILENADNFLAEHGYIFPLDLGAKGSCHVGGVVATNAGGLRLLRYGSLHGSVLGLEVVMPNGDIVNSMDALRKDNTGYDLKQLFIGSEGTIGIITGVSIMTPTRPKAFNVSFLAVESYEAVQQVFVKAKKDLSEILSAFEFMDSNSQELTKQHLPDSPHPFEDKYPFYVLIETSGANKEHDDAKLEAFLESAMEEELVVDGVVAQDETELKNLWQWREMIPESSQAGGGVYKYDVSLPLKDLYSLVEAANTKLAEAGLVGEAPKPVIQAIGYGHVGDGNLHLNVAVREYSKDVEKALEPFVYEFVSSKHGSISAEHGLGFQKKNYIGYSKNAEEVKLIKDLRTHYDPNAILNPYKYV, from the coding sequence ATGATCAGATCAACTGTCACAAGGCAATTGGTTAGAACTGTCGCTCTAAGACAGTGCCGTTATGCTCCAGTGGTCCTAAGAACTGCTTGTGTTTCTCCAAATGTACACAATCACCGTTTCTACGCTACAAAGATTCAACCAAAGTTAACTAGTGAGAACTACCCATCTGTGAAACGTAATCCAAACTATAAGCAGCTTTCTAGTGAagacttgaactttttcaagTCTATTTTGACtgagaatgaaattttaCAGGCTTCCGAGTCTGAAGATCTGGCATTTTACAATGAGGATTGGATGAGAAAGTACAAGGGTCAATCCAAGATCGTTTTGAAACCTAAATCGGTTGAGAAAATTGCCAAGATTGTGAAATATTGCaatgaacaaaaattaGCAGTTGTTCCACAGGGTGGTAATACCGGTCTCGTTGGTGGTTCTGTTCCAGTTTTTGACGAAATTATACTCTCTGTTGCAAACTTGAATCAAATCAGACACTTTGATCCAGTTAGTGGTATCTTGAAATGTGACGCCGGTGTGATTTTAGAGAACGCTGATAACTTTTTGGCAGAACATGGTTACATCTTCCCACTAGATCTAGGTGCCAAGGGTTCTTGTCATGTCGGTGGTGTGGTGGCTACTAACGCAGGCGGCCTAAGACTATTGCGTTACGGATCCCTTCACGGTAGTGTTTTGGGCCTGGAAGTTGTTATGCCCAACGGTGATATCGTTAACAGCATGGACGCCTTGAGAAAGGATAACACTGGTTACGACCTGAAGCAATTGTTTATCGGTTCTGAAGGTACCATTGGTATCATCACCGGTGTGTCCATCATGACTCCTACTAGACCAAAGGCTTTCAATGTAAGTTTCTTGGCAGTTGAGAGCTACGAAGctgttcaacaagtttttgTCAAGGCAAAGAAGGACTTGTCAGAAATTCTATCTGCCTTTGAGTTTATGGACTCAAACTCTCAGGAGTTGACCAAGCAACATTTGCCAGATTCACCACATCCGTTTGAAGATAAGTATCCTTTCTACGTCTTGATTGAGACTTCTGGTGCCAACAAGGAACATGATGATGCCAAATTGGAAGCTTTCTTGGAGAGCGCTATGGAGGAGGAATTGGTTGTCGATGGTGTGGTCGCACAAGATGAAACTGAATTAAAGAACTTGTGGCAGTGGAGAGAGATGATTCCTGAATCTTCTCAAGCCGGCGGTGGTGTCTACAAATACGATGTGTCCTtgcctttgaaagatttgtaCTCCTTGGTTGAAGCTGCCAATACCAAGCTTGCGGAAGCTGGACTTGTCGGTGAAGCTCCAAAGCCTGTTATTCAGGCCATTGGCTACGGTCACGTTGGTGATGGTAACTTGCATCTCAACGTCGCGGTCAGAGAATACAGtaaagatgttgaaaaggCTTTGGAACCATTTGTTTACGAATTTGTGTCTTCCAAGCACGGCTCTATTAGTGCGGAACATGGTCTTGGcttccaaaagaagaactacATTGGGTACTCTAAAAATGCGGAGGAAGTTaaattgatcaaggatCTGAGAACACATTACGATCCAAATGCCATCCTCAATCCTTACAAATACGTTTAA